The Moorena producens PAL-8-15-08-1 genomic interval AAAAAACGTTTAGCAATTGATGGCAAAATTATTAAAAACGATGGTAGTTTAGTAGTAACTAAAGTGGCAATTGACCCGGTTTGGTATCTACCGGGAATTGCCCAACGATTGGACATTCAGGAAAGTTACCTGCGCCGTGCTCTATTTCAGCAAACCGGTGGCATGTTCCCGGAACTGATCACCCGCCCCGATTTAAAGGTATTCTTACCCCCCATTGGTGGCATCACTGTCTATTTAATTGGTGATGTGGCAGCCATTACTGAACCCAATCGACTGCTGGCTGTACGAGTTCATGATGAATGTAATGGTTCCGATGTTTTCGGTTCCGACATCTGCACCTGTCGTCCCTATCTAGTCCATGGTCTAGAAGTCTGTGTCCAGACAGCCCAAGCTGGAGGTGCAGGTGTCATTGTTTATTTCCGTAAAGAAGGTCGCGCCTTAGGTGAAGTAACTAAGTTTTTAGTGTATAATGCCCGGAAACGTCAGGAAGGAGGTGATAGCGCTAATGCCTACTTCAACCGTACAGAGTGTGTGGCTGGGGTTCAAGATATCCGCTTCCAAGAACTAATGCCTGATGTGCTCCATTGGCTGGGAATTAAACGAATTGACCGTTTTGTCTCCATGAGCGATATGAAATATAACGCTATCGTTCAATCCGGTATTGAGATTATTCAGCGCATTCCCATTCCAGAACACTTGATTCCCGCTGATGCCCAAGTAGAAATCGCTGCCAAAAAAGCTGCTGGTTATTACACTGACAATACAACTGAACTAGATGCGATCGCATTGGCTGAAATTCAAGGGCGTGGTTTAGGAGATTAGTCAAGAGTCCTTAGTCACTCCCGAATTGCTTATTCTCTATGCCTTCCTATATTCCCTGTTGCCTATGTCACCTGTGGATAATGCACAACAGCAGTTAATCGCTTACTTAAGAACCCCATGGGCAATTCGGGAGAGATGCGATCGCATTTTCACCTTAGCTACTGCTGACCAGTTGCAGTACTTTCGCTGCAATTTAACCAAGCTAGAGCAAGTAGCTAACTATGTCATCGAGGTCATGCAGCAGTACTACCCCGATTTCCAGATTCCATTTCATAGTCGCTGGCGGCATTTTGAGGTAGGAAATGTCCCTCGTCTTCAGGAACTAGACCAGAAATTGGCAGGATTCACTTCACTCCAAAAAGCCCAAACCAAATTCGACTTAGTCATCATTAGCGTCCTGCTCGATGCTGGGGCTGGCAGCAATTGGCAGTATCATGAACCAGAAACCGGACTAGTGTTTTGCCGTTCCGAAGGATTAGCCGTTGCTAGTTTCCGCATGTTCTGTCAGGGAGCTTTCTCCAGCGACCCAGACCTACCTTGGCAAGTCGATGCCAAAGGACTTCAATCCTTGAGTGCCCATGACTTAGCCCAGGGATTCCAGGTCAGTCAAACCAATCCACTCATAGGTATAGAGGGTAGGCTAGCTTTACTACAGCGCTTAGGTAAAGCAATGGTTTCATTACCACAGATGTTTGGAAAAGTCAATCCTCGTCCTGGCAACTTAGTAAATTACTTGGTAAATTACTTGGTAAATTACCAATTGCTAGATAAGTTGCAGGTTACCAAGGGATTGCACGATAGCAACTTGAACCTTGAAAGTTGCCAACACAACCAAAGCTTGGTCAAGCCACTTACAGATTTACAACCTCTCCAGGAGCAACCTGCAACTTGTCAACCAGCTAACCTACAACCTGCCAACCTACAACCTGCAACCTGTGAACCGGCCAACCTTCTAAGTGCCACTAACCTATTCAGCACCGTCCTGGAGGGATTAGGGGATATTTGGCCAAAACGAGAATCCATCGCGGGGGTCAATTTAGGGGATGTGTGGCAACATTCTGCTCTCAAAGGGGATAACTACGGTTCCGAGTATGTACCATTTCACAAACTCTCCCAGTGGTTAACTTACTCTCTATTAGAGCCATTGCAAGAACTGGGTTTAGAGATTACTGAACTTGATCAGTTGACCGGCTTAGCAGAATATCGCAATGGGGGCTTATGTTTAGATCTAGGATTACTAGAAGTCAAGGATAGCGCTATTTTACAACAGTCTCACTTACCCAGCTCCGAAGTGATTATTGAGTGGCGAGCACTCACCGTTAGTTTGCTAGATCAAATAGCAGCAACTATTCGTCAACAATTGAACCTGAGTGCTACTGAATTGCCACTAGTAAAAGTCTTACAAGGAGGAACTTGGACAGCAGGACGTAGAATTGCTACTCAATTGAGACCAGGAGGCTCTTCCCCGATTCAGATAGAAAGTGATGGCACAGTCTTTTGAGAAAATTTGACTTGCTCAATTGGGTACTCAAGCCTAGTTGGGTGATCTAGTTGGGTCAGTTACCCATTACCCATTACCCATTACCCATTACCTTTTACCCATTACCCTCAATAGCCTTTTTTCGTTCTTCGAGGATACTGCGAATGGAAGCTGTATCCAGAATTCCCACCAGTACACCCTTGTCACCAACAATAGGTAGCTGATCTAGCTGCTCTTTATCCATAATTTTGACAACCTCTAACAGAGAATGGTCCGATTGAACAGTTTTCAAAGTCTTAACAGGCTTCATCAGTGCTCTTACTGGAGTCACCGGCCAATTAGAGGTAGGAACAGTTTTGAGATCATCCACTACTACAACTCCTAGCAGTTGGCCCGCTTCATCAGTTACTAGAAACTTGCGCCACTGATTTTTACCAATAATGTACTCGTTAGCAAACTCCCTTAGAGACAAATCAGCGAATACAATTGGGCTGTTGGGAATGACCGCATCTTCTGCTGTCAAGCCCTCTAACTGGTCTTGAACCATAGCAGATTGGGCCGACATGCCAGCATTTTGGAGCAAGAACAAACCAATTAAGGCAAACCAGATGCCATTAAAGCTACCATACAGCAGGATTGGAAGCACTCCATAAATAATTCCTCCCCAACCAAAGAACTGACCAACACGGCTAGCAAATAACACACCTTTGTGTGGGTTGTCCGTAACTTGCCAAACCAGTGCCTTCAGGATGTTACCCCCATCTAGTGGTAAGCCAGGAATTAAGTTAAACAATGCTAAAGCCAAGTTGATGGAGGCGAGGAGTCCAACAATTGATGCCAATGAACTAGCTAGATTAGCATTAGCCTGAACGGCAGTTAGTAGAGCAAATAGTAGCAAACTAACAGCTGGACCAGCAATCGCAACTAAGAACGCCTCTAGTGGACTTTTTGATTCTTTCTCCAGGCTAGCTAGACCACCAAATAGGAAGAGAGTGATAGATTTAACCTCAATTCCCTGCTGGATCGCTACAAAGCTGTGTCCTAGTTCATGAGCTAAGACAGAGGCAAATAACAAAAGTGCCGTAACAAATCCTAAAAACCATGGCAAAACACCGCTCAATCCTGAAAAATTTGCTAAGTCACCTCCGAAATCAAAGGTAACTAAAGCTAAGATTAGAAACCAGCTTGGATTCACATAAAAGGGAATGCCAAATAAATTCCCAACACGAATACTGCCGTTCATGCAGACTACCTCAAACTCTCCTAAGACGTTTTTTTATACCAAGTTGGCTTATAAGGTAGTAGATAGGTTATGGTTCATGGTTAACAGTTCATGATTCATAGTTCATGAAAAATAAACTATGATACCATTGCCAGTTATCCTTGGCAGTAAAGGGTTTATCGCTTTTGCCAATCAACAATCAACCAAGAGCAATGAACAATTAACCTACCTTCAAGCAACTCG includes:
- a CDS encoding GTP cyclohydrolase II; this encodes MEDSKTITKPKHIVLTSHPSSSRLNSPAINWGESDPLKRGPIVGTLVNSAHRNVIGTHSGSYSLYRALAVASGTLEPNHRPDLTNTAPIVPIGPHPSWTDPNLIVSLDPFGAMVGEVYSDLYQQGYDIRPTIAITKAHINMPELQDAVEKKRLAIDGKIIKNDGSLVVTKVAIDPVWYLPGIAQRLDIQESYLRRALFQQTGGMFPELITRPDLKVFLPPIGGITVYLIGDVAAITEPNRLLAVRVHDECNGSDVFGSDICTCRPYLVHGLEVCVQTAQAGGAGVIVYFRKEGRALGEVTKFLVYNARKRQEGGDSANAYFNRTECVAGVQDIRFQELMPDVLHWLGIKRIDRFVSMSDMKYNAIVQSGIEIIQRIPIPEHLIPADAQVEIAAKKAAGYYTDNTTELDAIALAEIQGRGLGD
- a CDS encoding URC4/urg3 family protein — encoded protein: MSPVDNAQQQLIAYLRTPWAIRERCDRIFTLATADQLQYFRCNLTKLEQVANYVIEVMQQYYPDFQIPFHSRWRHFEVGNVPRLQELDQKLAGFTSLQKAQTKFDLVIISVLLDAGAGSNWQYHEPETGLVFCRSEGLAVASFRMFCQGAFSSDPDLPWQVDAKGLQSLSAHDLAQGFQVSQTNPLIGIEGRLALLQRLGKAMVSLPQMFGKVNPRPGNLVNYLVNYLVNYQLLDKLQVTKGLHDSNLNLESCQHNQSLVKPLTDLQPLQEQPATCQPANLQPANLQPATCEPANLLSATNLFSTVLEGLGDIWPKRESIAGVNLGDVWQHSALKGDNYGSEYVPFHKLSQWLTYSLLEPLQELGLEITELDQLTGLAEYRNGGLCLDLGLLEVKDSAILQQSHLPSSEVIIEWRALTVSLLDQIAATIRQQLNLSATELPLVKVLQGGTWTAGRRIATQLRPGGSSPIQIESDGTVF
- a CDS encoding site-2 protease family protein, encoding MNGSIRVGNLFGIPFYVNPSWFLILALVTFDFGGDLANFSGLSGVLPWFLGFVTALLLFASVLAHELGHSFVAIQQGIEVKSITLFLFGGLASLEKESKSPLEAFLVAIAGPAVSLLLFALLTAVQANANLASSLASIVGLLASINLALALFNLIPGLPLDGGNILKALVWQVTDNPHKGVLFASRVGQFFGWGGIIYGVLPILLYGSFNGIWFALIGLFLLQNAGMSAQSAMVQDQLEGLTAEDAVIPNSPIVFADLSLREFANEYIIGKNQWRKFLVTDEAGQLLGVVVVDDLKTVPTSNWPVTPVRALMKPVKTLKTVQSDHSLLEVVKIMDKEQLDQLPIVGDKGVLVGILDTASIRSILEERKKAIEGNG